A genome region from Brassica oleracea var. oleracea cultivar TO1000 chromosome C2, BOL, whole genome shotgun sequence includes the following:
- the LOC106321718 gene encoding signal recognition particle subunit SRP68-like, which yields MGKKENDMSAMEIDDPKSDGSDQILPRFSMNVLQLMKTSQAQHGLRRGDYSRYRRYCSARLRRLYKSLKFTHGRGKYTRRAILESTVTDVRFLHVVFYMAERAWSHAMEKRQLPDGPNARQRIYLIGRLRKAVKWATLFSSLCSVKTDSRTSLEAEAYASYMKGTMLFEQDQNWETALACFKNARAVYEELGKYGDLENQVLCRERVEELEPSVQYCLHKIGKANLQTSELLQIGEMEGPALDLFKAKIEAAMEEARSQQAASLTEFNWLGYRFPVSNPKSRVSILKAQELEKDLQGPTAESLPAEKKLTIFDKLFTAYNDARNTIRSDLVSAGNAESVKDELNGLDKAVGAVLGQRTIERNQLLVKIAKSKLNRKRDDKNEKVTKPEELVRLYDLLLQNVADLSDLISCGRDRKPEEIAFEEECERKSLAFRAERCFYLGKSYSLAGKRVEAYALFCRARSLAEDALNKFQSIANKDEGIIQELKTLSKECRASSCIEHATGIMEEEKAPENLSKKISTISLNDTATKAEKYLLDKLDVYESAVGDANTKMAPKIERFPPAFQSIPRNPIVLDLAYYCVEFPVLEERMKKVRGGFLRFFRSG from the exons ATGGGGAAGAAGGAGAACGATATGTCAGCAATGGAGATCGACGATCCGAAGTCGGACGGCTCCGATCAGATCCTCCCTAGGTTCTCGATGAACG TTCTGCAGCTGATGAAGACTTCTCAGGCTCAGCATGGTCTGCGTCGTGGTGACTATTCTCGTTATCG GAGGTATTGCTCGGCACGGTTGAGGAGGCTATACAAGTCCTTGAAATTCACTCATGGCCGTGGCAAATACACCCGACGAGCCATTCTTGAATCAACTGTCACCGATGTTAG GTTTCTTCATGTGGTTTTCTACATGGCGGAAAGAGCATGGAGCCATGCGATGGAGAAAAGACAGCTACCAGATGGGCCTAATGCACGGCAGCGGATTTATTTGATTGGGAGGCTGAGGAAGGCAGTTAAATGGGCTACGCTTTTCTCAAGTTTGTGCTCTGTTAAGACAGATTCCAGGACATCTCTTGAAGCTGAG GCATATGCTTCCTATATGAAAGGCACTATGTTGTTTGAGCAAGATCAAAATTGGGAAACTGCGTTGGCCTGTTTCAAAAACGCAAG AGCTGTTTATGAGGAACTAGGGAAATATGGTGATCTAGAGAACCAAGTTCTTTGCCGGGAACGAGTTGAGGAGCTTGAGCCTAGTGTTCAGTACTGCCTACACAAAATTGGCAAAGCAAACTTGCAGACATCTGAACTACTTCAGATTGGTGAGATGGAAGGCCCTGCCTTGGATCTTTTCAAAGCAAAGATAGAG GCTGCTATGGAAGAGGCCAGATCTCAACAAGCTGCATCTCTTACAGAGTTTAATTGGCTTGGCTACAGATTTCCAGTTTCCAACCCAAAATCTCGGGTTTCTATTTTAAAAG CTCAGGAACTTGAGAAGGATCTACAGGGCCCAACAGCAGAATCGCTCCCTGCAGAGAAAAAGCTAACCATATTTGATAAACTATTCACTGCATATAATGATGCGAGGAACACCATACGCAGTGACTTG GTAAGTGCAGGAAATGCTGAGTCTGTTAAAGATGAGCTAAATGGTCTGGACAAAGCTGTTGGAGCTGTGCTAGGACAGAGAACCATTGAAAGGAACCAGTTGTTGGTTAAAATAGCAAAGAGTAAACTAAACAGGAAACGTGATGATAAGAATGAAAAGGTTACTAAGCCTGAGGAGCTTGTTCGATTGTATGACCTTTTATTACAG AATGTGGCTGATCTTTCTGATCTCATTAGCTGTGGACGAGACAGGAAACCTGAAGAGATTGCCTTCGAAGAAGAGTGTGAGCGCAAAAGCTTAGCCTTTCGTGCTGAAAG GTGCTTCTACTTGGGAAAGTCTTATAGTCTAGCAGGGAAAAGGGTTGAAGCATATGCCTTGTTTTGTCGTGCCCGGTCTCTTGCTGAAGATGCCCTGAACAAGTTTCAGAGCATAGCAAACAAAGACGAG GGAATAATCCAGGAACTGAAGACACTGAGCAAAGAATGCAGAGCTAGTAGTTGCATAGAACATGCGACGGGGATAATGGAAGAAGAGAAGGCGCCAGAGAATCTGTCAAAGAAAATCTCAACTATATCACTAAACGATACAGCCACCAAG GCGGAGAAATACTTGTTAGACAAACTAGATGTGTATGAATCAGCGGTTGGAGATGCAAACACAAAGATGGCCCCAAAGATTGAAAGGTTCCCACCAGCATTCCAATCGATACCTCGTAATCCAATTGTGCTAGACCTCGCCTACTATTGCGTAGAGTTCCCGGTCCTTGAAGAGAGGATGAAGAAAGTCCGGGGAGGTTTCTTGAGGTTTTTCAGATCAGGTTAA